In a genomic window of Sinorhizobium meliloti:
- a CDS encoding glycoside hydrolase family 2 protein: MRSVTSFNNSWIFSEGFDAADAGTLRAGQSISLPHNAVELPFNYFDETCYQRAFTYQKVLAWRPDFSGREVSLVFDAAMADAVVYLNGEEILAHKDGYTPFEARLTDRLLEGDNLITVKIDGSENPEIPPFGGRIDYLTYAGIYRDVWLKVTDPVSIANIKIETRDVLSDDKAVSVRCDLSNPQGLPFSGTVSALLKNAAGEVLAEVAGETAGESLTLEMEGLKGLSLWDIDDPVLYEIEAELRTRQGSDRLASYFGFRTAEFTTAGFRLNGRPLKIRGLNRHQAFPYVGYAMGRTAQERDAEIMKHRLHCNLVRTSHYPQSKWFLDHCDRIGLLVFEEIPGWQHIGGEEWKQEAIRNVRRMIERDWNHPSIVIWGVRINESQDSHDFYAETNRLARELDPTRQTGGVRYITDSEFLEDVYTMNDFILGNEELPGSNRPRTALRPQQECTGLARKVPYLITEFGGHMYPTKIYDQEQRQAEHVRRHLEVLNAAYGDPGISGAIGWCMFDYNTHKDFGSGDRICYHGVMDMFREPKFAAYVYASQCDPSEEVVMKPVTFWARGERNIGGVLPLIVLTNCDEVELKYGSLSKRVGPDRENFPHLPHPPVVIDHRHFTKDELGVWGMKWESAEFTGFVAGKPVADLRMAADPVPTTLHVEADSKTLRAEGRDSVRVILRALDQAGNVLPFLNDAVDVEVHGPARLVGPARLVLQGGSAGFWLESTGPAGAVVVSVASTRLGAAKLELVALAEGAASA, from the coding sequence ATGCGCTCTGTTACTTCCTTCAATAATTCGTGGATCTTCTCCGAAGGCTTCGACGCCGCCGACGCCGGAACGCTCCGGGCGGGTCAGTCGATCAGCCTGCCGCACAACGCCGTCGAACTGCCGTTCAACTATTTCGACGAGACATGCTACCAGCGCGCCTTCACCTACCAGAAGGTGCTTGCCTGGCGCCCGGACTTCTCCGGCCGGGAGGTCTCGCTCGTCTTCGACGCGGCAATGGCCGATGCGGTCGTGTATCTCAACGGCGAAGAGATCTTGGCGCATAAGGACGGCTACACGCCTTTCGAGGCACGCCTGACGGACAGGCTCCTGGAAGGCGACAATCTCATCACGGTGAAGATCGACGGCAGCGAGAATCCGGAGATCCCGCCATTCGGCGGCCGGATCGACTATCTGACCTATGCCGGTATCTATCGCGACGTCTGGCTGAAGGTCACCGATCCGGTTTCGATCGCCAATATCAAGATCGAAACCCGCGACGTGCTCTCCGACGACAAGGCCGTTTCCGTCCGGTGCGACCTTTCCAATCCGCAAGGGTTGCCCTTCTCGGGTACGGTCTCGGCGCTCCTCAAGAATGCGGCGGGCGAAGTGCTGGCCGAGGTCGCCGGCGAAACGGCCGGCGAGAGCCTCACTCTTGAGATGGAAGGCCTGAAAGGCCTATCGCTCTGGGACATCGACGATCCGGTGCTGTACGAGATCGAAGCCGAGCTCCGGACCCGCCAGGGCTCCGACCGCCTGGCCTCGTATTTCGGTTTCCGCACCGCGGAGTTCACGACCGCAGGCTTCCGGCTCAACGGCCGCCCGCTGAAGATCCGCGGGCTGAACCGTCATCAAGCCTTCCCCTATGTCGGCTACGCCATGGGGCGCACCGCCCAGGAGCGCGACGCCGAGATCATGAAGCACAGGCTTCACTGCAATCTCGTGCGCACCTCGCATTACCCGCAGTCGAAATGGTTCCTCGACCATTGCGACCGCATCGGGCTCCTCGTCTTCGAGGAGATTCCCGGCTGGCAGCACATCGGCGGGGAGGAATGGAAACAGGAGGCGATCCGCAATGTCCGCCGCATGATCGAGCGCGACTGGAACCACCCGTCGATCGTCATCTGGGGTGTGCGCATCAACGAGTCGCAGGATTCGCACGACTTCTATGCCGAGACCAATCGCCTCGCCCGCGAGCTCGACCCGACACGGCAGACGGGCGGCGTGCGATACATTACCGACAGCGAATTTCTGGAAGACGTCTACACGATGAACGACTTCATCCTCGGCAACGAGGAGCTGCCCGGCTCGAACCGGCCGCGCACGGCGCTTCGCCCGCAGCAGGAATGCACCGGGCTTGCCCGCAAGGTGCCCTATCTCATCACCGAATTCGGCGGGCACATGTATCCGACGAAGATCTATGACCAGGAGCAGCGCCAGGCCGAACATGTTCGCCGGCATCTGGAAGTGCTGAATGCGGCTTATGGCGATCCCGGCATTTCCGGTGCGATCGGCTGGTGCATGTTCGACTACAACACCCACAAGGATTTCGGCTCCGGGGACCGGATCTGCTATCACGGCGTCATGGACATGTTCCGCGAACCGAAATTCGCGGCTTATGTCTATGCCAGCCAGTGCGATCCCTCCGAGGAAGTCGTGATGAAGCCGGTGACCTTCTGGGCGCGCGGCGAGCGCAATATCGGCGGCGTGCTGCCCTTGATCGTGCTGACGAATTGCGACGAGGTCGAATTGAAATACGGCTCGCTTTCCAAGCGCGTCGGCCCGGATCGCGAGAATTTCCCGCACCTGCCGCATCCGCCGGTCGTCATCGACCACCGCCACTTCACCAAGGACGAGCTCGGAGTCTGGGGCATGAAGTGGGAAAGCGCGGAATTTACCGGCTTCGTCGCCGGCAAGCCGGTCGCCGATCTCCGCATGGCCGCCGATCCCGTGCCTACGACGCTTCACGTCGAGGCGGATAGCAAGACGCTGCGTGCGGAGGGCCGCGACAGCGTTCGCGTCATCCTGCGCGCGCTCGACCAGGCCGGCAACGTCCTGCCCTTCCTGAACGATGCAGTCGACGTCGAGGTTCATGGTCCGGCGCGGCTGGTCGGACCGGCCCGCCTCGTCCTTCAGGGCGGTTCCGCCGGTTTCTGGCTGGAGTCCACGGGCCCCGCCGGCGCCGTCGTCGTCTCGGTCGCTTCGACGCGGCTCGGCGCGGCGAAGCTCGAGCTCGTCGCCCTGGCGGAAGGAGCGGCGAGCGCATGA
- a CDS encoding carbohydrate ABC transporter permease: MNGFGRFAAMAATYGFLGLMAFLSVFPFIWMVLGATNSSIDIIKGKLLPGAAFATNVGNFFTLVNVPLVFWNSAKIAILATVLTLAVSSLAGYGFEMFRSRRRERVYRAMLLTLMIPFAALMIPLFVIMGKAGLINTHLAVVLPTIGSAFVIFYFRQSTKAFPSELRDAAKVDGLKEWQIFLFIYVPVMRSTYAAAFVIVFMTAWNNYLWPLIVLQTNETKTITLVISSLASAYYPDYGVVMVGTILATLPTLAVFFFMQRQFVQGMLGSVK; encoded by the coding sequence ATGAACGGATTTGGACGTTTCGCGGCAATGGCGGCCACCTATGGCTTCCTCGGCCTGATGGCCTTCCTCTCCGTCTTTCCGTTCATTTGGATGGTGCTCGGCGCAACCAATTCATCGATAGACATCATCAAGGGCAAACTCCTGCCGGGCGCAGCCTTTGCCACCAATGTCGGCAACTTCTTCACGCTGGTAAACGTGCCGCTCGTCTTCTGGAACTCGGCGAAGATCGCGATCCTTGCGACCGTGCTCACGCTCGCGGTCTCCTCGCTCGCCGGTTACGGCTTCGAGATGTTCCGCTCGCGAAGACGCGAGCGCGTCTACCGGGCGATGCTGCTCACCCTTATGATCCCCTTCGCCGCGCTGATGATCCCGCTCTTCGTCATCATGGGGAAGGCGGGTCTCATCAACACGCATCTCGCCGTCGTCCTGCCGACGATCGGCTCGGCCTTCGTCATCTTCTACTTCCGGCAGAGCACCAAGGCCTTCCCCTCCGAGCTCCGCGACGCAGCCAAGGTCGACGGGCTCAAGGAGTGGCAGATCTTCCTCTTCATCTACGTACCGGTCATGCGTTCGACCTATGCGGCCGCCTTCGTCATCGTCTTCATGACCGCGTGGAACAACTATCTCTGGCCGCTGATCGTGCTCCAGACCAACGAGACCAAGACGATCACGCTGGTCATCTCGTCGCTCGCCTCCGCCTACTACCCCGATTACGGCGTGGTCATGGTCGGGACGATTCTCGCGACACTGCCGACGCTAGCCGTTTTCTTCTTCATGCAACGCCAGTTCGTCCAGGGCATGCTGGGCTCAGTCAAATAG
- a CDS encoding carbohydrate ABC transporter permease: MVRARRGIGRYYDVNGWLFVAPALGLIALFMVYPIAWSLWMSFQSGRGMTMKFAGFANIVRLWNDPVFIKALTNTMTYFVVQVPIMILLALILASLLNNPRLVGRGVFRTAIFLPCVSSLVAYSVLFKGMFATDGIVNSTLQAIGLAASPIPWLTHPFWAKVLVILAITWRWTGYNMIFYLAALQNIDKSIYEVARIDGVPAWARFTHLTIPLLKPVILFTTVISTIGTLQLFDEVYNLTEGKGGPSNATLTLSLYIYNLTFRFMPNLGYAATVSYVIVVLVALLAFVQFFAARERDR; the protein is encoded by the coding sequence ATGGTTCGAGCGCGCCGCGGTATCGGCCGATATTACGACGTCAATGGCTGGCTGTTCGTCGCGCCGGCCCTCGGGCTGATCGCCCTGTTCATGGTCTATCCCATCGCGTGGTCCCTCTGGATGTCGTTCCAGTCCGGCCGCGGCATGACCATGAAGTTCGCGGGCTTCGCGAACATCGTTCGGCTCTGGAACGATCCGGTCTTCATCAAGGCCCTCACCAACACGATGACCTATTTCGTCGTGCAGGTGCCGATCATGATCCTGCTCGCGCTGATCCTGGCGTCGCTCCTCAACAACCCGCGGCTCGTCGGCCGAGGGGTTTTCCGCACGGCGATCTTCCTGCCCTGCGTCAGTTCGCTGGTCGCCTATTCGGTGCTCTTCAAGGGCATGTTCGCAACCGACGGGATCGTCAATTCGACACTCCAGGCGATCGGTCTCGCCGCCTCGCCCATTCCGTGGCTGACGCATCCCTTCTGGGCGAAGGTTCTCGTCATTCTTGCCATCACCTGGCGCTGGACCGGCTACAACATGATCTTCTATCTTGCGGCACTTCAGAACATCGACAAGTCGATCTACGAGGTGGCGCGCATCGACGGCGTTCCGGCCTGGGCGCGCTTCACCCACCTCACCATCCCTCTGCTGAAGCCGGTCATCCTCTTCACGACAGTCATTTCGACGATCGGCACGCTGCAGCTTTTCGACGAGGTCTACAACCTGACCGAGGGCAAGGGCGGCCCGTCCAATGCCACGCTCACCTTGTCGCTCTACATCTACAACCTGACCTTCCGCTTCATGCCGAATCTCGGTTATGCGGCGACGGTCTCCTACGTCATCGTCGTCCTCGTCGCGCTCCTCGCCTTCGTGCAGTTCTTCGCAGCAAGGGAGCGTGACCGATGA
- a CDS encoding sugar ABC transporter substrate-binding protein yields MDIQARAYLPRIAGLALAGASFLGVTAAQAKEITIWCWDPNFNVAIMKEAGARYTKTHPDITFNIVDFAKLDVEQKLQTGLSSGTADALPDIVLIEDYGAQKYLQSFPGAFAPLSGTVDYSGFAPYKVELMTLDGQVYGMPFDSGVTGLYYRKDYLEAAGFKPQDMQDLTWDRFIEIGKQVEEKTGKKMMGLDPNDAGLVRIIMQSAGQWYFDKEGKPNITGNAALKAALETIGKIMQANIYKPANGWSDWVGTFTSGDVATVVTGVWITGTVKAQPDQSGNWGVAPIPALSIEGATHASNLGGSSWYVLESSEEKAEAIDFLNEIYAKDIDFYQKILQDRGAVGSLLAARGGAAYEAADPFFGGEKVWQNFSDWLAKVPSVNYGVFTNEADLAVTAQLPAVTQGTPVDEVLQAIEAEVSAQIQ; encoded by the coding sequence ATGGACATTCAGGCGCGTGCCTATCTGCCGCGTATCGCCGGTCTGGCTCTCGCGGGCGCAAGCTTCCTGGGGGTTACCGCGGCGCAGGCCAAGGAAATCACCATCTGGTGCTGGGACCCGAATTTCAATGTCGCGATCATGAAGGAGGCGGGCGCCCGCTATACGAAAACGCATCCGGACATCACCTTCAACATCGTCGATTTCGCCAAGCTCGACGTCGAGCAGAAGCTGCAGACCGGGCTTTCGTCCGGCACTGCCGACGCGCTCCCCGACATCGTGCTCATCGAGGATTACGGCGCTCAGAAATACCTTCAATCCTTCCCGGGCGCCTTCGCGCCCTTGTCCGGCACCGTCGATTATTCCGGTTTCGCCCCCTACAAGGTCGAGCTCATGACGCTCGACGGGCAAGTCTACGGAATGCCCTTCGATTCCGGCGTCACGGGTCTTTATTACCGCAAGGATTATCTGGAAGCCGCCGGCTTCAAGCCGCAGGACATGCAGGATCTCACCTGGGACCGCTTCATCGAGATCGGAAAGCAGGTCGAAGAGAAGACCGGCAAGAAGATGATGGGCCTCGACCCGAACGACGCCGGTCTCGTGCGCATCATCATGCAGTCGGCCGGGCAATGGTATTTCGACAAGGAAGGCAAACCGAACATCACCGGCAATGCGGCGCTGAAGGCGGCCCTCGAAACCATCGGCAAGATCATGCAGGCGAATATCTACAAGCCTGCCAACGGCTGGTCCGACTGGGTGGGCACCTTCACCTCCGGCGACGTCGCGACCGTCGTCACGGGCGTCTGGATCACCGGCACCGTCAAGGCGCAGCCGGACCAGTCCGGCAACTGGGGCGTCGCCCCCATTCCGGCGCTCTCGATCGAAGGCGCGACGCATGCCTCCAATCTCGGCGGCTCCAGCTGGTACGTGCTCGAAAGCTCCGAGGAGAAGGCGGAGGCCATCGACTTCCTGAACGAGATCTACGCCAAGGACATCGATTTCTATCAGAAGATCCTCCAGGACCGCGGTGCGGTCGGCTCGCTGCTCGCCGCCCGCGGCGGCGCGGCCTATGAGGCGGCAGACCCCTTCTTCGGCGGCGAGAAGGTCTGGCAGAACTTCTCCGACTGGCTGGCGAAGGTCCCCTCGGTCAATTACGGCGTCTTCACCAACGAGGCCGACCTTGCCGTCACTGCGCAACTCCCGGCCGTGACGCAGGGCACACCGGTCGACGAAGTGCTGCAGGCGATCGAGGCCGAGGTCAGCGCACAGATCCAGTGA
- a CDS encoding LacI family DNA-binding transcriptional regulator: MVTIKEIASAVGVSSATVSRVLNYDPTLSISNRKRQAIIETAEALNYATPRNRSRAAAHGVGVGLKIALVHFLDPAQELADPYYVGVRLGIESRCQALKSEVVKVFLTGNPPEATILEGASGVVAVGHYYGDELEWLRRHSRHLVFADYAPAGDMEDTVLSDVSLAMTRLLEAVHAMGYRRIGFIGWIDAFYGPDNIHSERRCRTYIDWMTKAGLYDPELCMVEPMTPDSGYKLARAMLSKPNPPKILITCNDNMALGAYRAIHEMGLRIPEDIAVASFNDIPVAQFLGPPLSTVKIPAELIGETAVDLLLERLSGREVAKKVVFGTEIVWRGSTPAPADTANKEDDMAGRF, from the coding sequence ATGGTCACAATCAAGGAAATCGCGTCGGCCGTCGGCGTATCGTCGGCAACCGTCTCACGCGTCCTCAACTATGACCCGACGCTGTCGATCTCGAACAGGAAACGCCAGGCGATCATCGAAACGGCGGAGGCGCTCAACTATGCGACGCCGCGCAATCGCAGCCGCGCCGCAGCGCATGGCGTCGGCGTCGGGCTGAAGATCGCGCTCGTGCATTTTCTCGACCCCGCCCAGGAACTCGCCGATCCCTACTATGTCGGTGTCCGCCTCGGCATCGAAAGCCGCTGCCAGGCGCTGAAGAGCGAAGTCGTCAAGGTCTTCCTCACCGGCAATCCTCCGGAAGCGACGATCCTGGAGGGCGCCTCCGGCGTGGTGGCCGTCGGCCATTATTACGGCGACGAGCTCGAATGGCTGCGCCGCCACAGCCGCCACCTCGTCTTTGCCGATTACGCACCGGCCGGAGACATGGAGGACACCGTGCTCAGCGACGTCTCGCTGGCGATGACCCGGCTCCTGGAGGCGGTGCATGCCATGGGCTACCGGCGCATCGGCTTCATCGGCTGGATCGACGCTTTCTACGGGCCCGACAACATCCATTCGGAGCGCCGTTGCCGCACCTATATCGACTGGATGACCAAGGCCGGCCTTTATGATCCGGAATTGTGCATGGTGGAGCCGATGACGCCCGACAGCGGCTACAAGCTTGCCAGGGCGATGCTATCGAAGCCCAATCCACCGAAGATCCTCATCACCTGCAACGACAATATGGCGCTGGGCGCCTACAGGGCCATCCACGAGATGGGGCTCAGGATTCCCGAGGATATCGCGGTCGCGAGCTTCAACGACATTCCGGTCGCGCAGTTTCTCGGGCCGCCGCTTTCCACGGTGAAGATTCCGGCGGAGCTCATCGGAGAGACCGCCGTCGACCTGCTGCTGGAGCGCCTTTCGGGCCGAGAGGTCGCCAAGAAGGTGGTTTTCGGCACGGAAATCGTCTGGCGCGGCAGCACGCCGGCACCGGCCGACACAGCGAACAAGGAAGATGACATGGCGGGCCGGTTCTAA
- a CDS encoding AraC family transcriptional regulator, with the protein MGNSMLQQLIARGPAMRTVSLPRGRQNLHTMPTSTGYEIRTDASYDWDGRKRGQTPFTVLQYTIGGAGNLRYENRSHRVRPGETLLLLVPHNHRYWLEEGGRWEFFWISMNGEEALRIHRAILAVTGPIIRLQPDTVEHLADCSLRLMAGGDTPGSASAIAYEAAMALYDDVFGSHPVLSDEYRKMQHVIDHVLGNLDKPLPVEELARISGLSRAHFSRVFAASEGMPPAEFVLQKRLQRAVKLLTKTADLPVKEVAILSGFEDPNYFAKVFRRVFGASPTEFRTTGMYASVSATGRNARTNESVTTLAAACD; encoded by the coding sequence ATGGGTAATTCTATGCTGCAGCAACTGATCGCCCGGGGACCCGCGATGCGGACGGTCTCGCTGCCGCGGGGACGCCAGAACCTGCACACCATGCCGACGAGCACCGGCTACGAGATCAGGACCGATGCAAGCTACGATTGGGACGGTCGCAAGCGCGGCCAAACCCCGTTCACCGTGCTGCAGTACACGATCGGCGGGGCCGGCAACCTGCGATATGAAAACCGCAGTCACCGCGTGCGTCCGGGCGAGACGCTGCTCCTGCTCGTGCCCCACAATCATCGCTACTGGCTTGAGGAAGGCGGGCGCTGGGAGTTCTTCTGGATCTCCATGAACGGCGAGGAGGCGCTGAGGATCCACCGCGCCATTCTCGCCGTCACCGGTCCCATCATAAGGTTGCAGCCGGATACCGTCGAACATCTTGCCGACTGCAGCCTGCGCCTCATGGCCGGTGGCGACACCCCGGGCAGCGCCTCGGCGATCGCCTATGAGGCGGCGATGGCGCTTTATGACGACGTGTTCGGATCGCATCCGGTTCTCAGTGACGAATACCGGAAGATGCAGCACGTGATCGATCATGTGCTGGGCAATCTCGACAAGCCCCTTCCGGTCGAGGAGCTCGCGCGCATTTCGGGGCTGAGCCGCGCCCATTTCTCCCGAGTCTTCGCCGCCAGCGAAGGCATGCCGCCGGCGGAATTCGTGCTGCAGAAGCGCCTGCAAAGGGCGGTAAAGCTGCTGACCAAGACCGCGGACCTGCCGGTCAAGGAAGTCGCCATCCTGTCCGGCTTCGAGGACCCCAACTACTTCGCCAAGGTATTCCGCCGCGTCTTCGGCGCGAGCCCGACCGAGTTCCGCACCACAGGCATGTATGCGAGCGTATCTGCCACGGGCCGCAATGCGAGGACCAACGAATCCGTGACCACGTTGGCTGCGGCTTGCGATTGA
- a CDS encoding alpha-glucosidase/alpha-galactosidase: MASFKIAIIGAGSIGFTKKLFTDIVSVPELRDVEFALTDLSEHNLAMIKSILDRIVEANKLPTRVTATIDRRKALEGARYIISCVRVGGLEAYADDIRIPLKYGVDQCVGDTICAGGILYGQRNIPVILDFCKDIREVAEPGAKFLNYANPMAMNTWAAIEYGKVDTVGLCHGVQHGAEQIAEILGAGEGELDYICSGINHQTWFVDIRLNGRKVGKDELVAAFEAHPVFSKQEKLRIDVLKRFGVYSTESNGHLSEYLPWYRKRPDEISRWIDMSDWIHGETGGYLRYSTETRNWFETEYPRFLEEAGRPLETIRRSNEHASRILEALETGRVYRGHFNVKNNGVITNLPADAIIESPGFVDRFGINMVAGITLPEACAATCISSVNVQRMSVHAAITGDIDLLKLAVLHDPLVGAICTPEEVWQMVDEMVVAQAKWLPQYAHAIDAAKERLARATVATREWEGAARREVRSIEEIRAEKEAAKLRVAG, encoded by the coding sequence ATGGCCAGCTTTAAGATCGCCATCATCGGCGCCGGCAGCATCGGCTTCACCAAGAAGCTCTTCACCGACATCGTTTCCGTGCCGGAGCTCCGGGACGTCGAGTTCGCGTTGACGGATCTGAGCGAGCACAACCTCGCCATGATCAAGTCCATCCTCGACCGGATCGTCGAGGCGAACAAACTGCCCACGCGGGTAACCGCGACGATCGACCGCCGCAAGGCGCTGGAGGGCGCGCGCTACATCATCAGCTGCGTGCGCGTCGGCGGCCTCGAGGCCTATGCCGACGATATCCGCATACCGCTGAAATACGGCGTCGACCAATGCGTCGGCGACACGATCTGCGCCGGCGGCATTCTCTACGGTCAGCGCAACATTCCGGTGATCCTCGATTTCTGCAAGGACATCCGCGAAGTGGCCGAGCCCGGCGCCAAGTTCCTCAACTATGCGAACCCGATGGCGATGAACACCTGGGCGGCGATCGAATACGGCAAGGTCGACACGGTCGGTCTCTGCCACGGCGTCCAGCACGGGGCCGAGCAGATCGCCGAGATTCTCGGCGCCGGGGAAGGCGAGCTCGACTACATCTGCTCCGGCATCAACCACCAGACATGGTTCGTCGATATCCGCCTCAACGGCCGCAAGGTCGGCAAGGACGAACTCGTCGCCGCCTTCGAGGCGCATCCCGTCTTTTCAAAGCAGGAGAAGCTTCGGATCGACGTGTTGAAGCGCTTCGGCGTCTATTCGACCGAAAGCAACGGACACCTGTCCGAATACCTGCCCTGGTATCGCAAGCGTCCGGACGAGATCTCCAGATGGATCGACATGTCGGACTGGATTCATGGAGAGACCGGCGGGTATCTCCGCTATTCGACCGAGACCCGCAACTGGTTCGAGACCGAATATCCGCGCTTCCTCGAAGAGGCGGGCCGGCCGCTGGAAACGATCAGGCGCTCAAACGAACATGCGAGCCGCATCCTCGAAGCGCTGGAGACGGGTCGGGTCTATCGCGGCCACTTCAACGTCAAGAACAACGGCGTGATCACCAACCTTCCGGCGGATGCGATCATCGAATCGCCCGGCTTCGTCGATCGTTTCGGCATCAACATGGTGGCAGGCATCACATTGCCTGAGGCCTGTGCGGCCACCTGCATCTCGTCGGTCAACGTCCAGCGCATGTCCGTTCATGCGGCGATCACCGGCGACATCGATCTTCTGAAGCTCGCCGTGCTGCACGACCCGCTGGTCGGCGCCATCTGCACGCCGGAGGAAGTCTGGCAGATGGTCGACGAAATGGTCGTCGCGCAGGCCAAATGGCTGCCGCAATATGCCCATGCGATCGACGCTGCCAAGGAAAGGCTCGCCCGCGCTACGGTCGCCACCCGGGAGTGGGAGGGCGCTGCTCGGCGCGAAGTGCGCTCGATCGAGGAGATCCGCGCGGAGAAGGAAGCGGCGAAGCTGCGCGTGGCTGGGTAG
- a CDS encoding ABC transporter substrate-binding protein has protein sequence MKTHRLNMTASLLIGISAFAVQAFASEPTVVPEQPPFPAQGKVTYVSRDSILEFKALPEYREPEWVTEKFVKAGKLPPVAERLPTEPMVYKTGNMPDGMGVYGDVMRHVIGGRPEGWNYSAGQTQGWGGIDIGMFECLTRTAPLFQVEADDMEPLPNLAKSWDWSEDGRKLTMHLIEGAKWSDGDPFDADDVMFYWEDNVLDSSVSPLNGATPETFGEGTTLKKIDQYTVEWSFKEAFPRQHLFAMAYGTFCPGPSHILKTKHPKYAGTTYNEYKNGFPAEYMNLPVMGAWVPVAYRPDDIIVLRRNPYYWKVDEAGNQLPYLNEVHYKLSTWADRDVQAIAGSGDISNLEQPENFVESLKRAANESAPARLAFGPRVIGYNMHMNFSGNGWGDPDERAKAVRELNRNLDFRKAVTMAVDRKKLGEALVKGPFTAIYPGGLSSGTSFYDRNSTIYYPHDLEGAKALLEKVGLKDTDGNGFVNFPADNLGGRDVEIVLLVNSDYSTDRNLAEGMVGQMEKLGLRVVLNALDGKQRDAANYAGRFDWMIHRNTAEFASVVQNTPQLAPTGPRTSWHHRAPEGGEVDVMPHEQELVDIVNKFIASNDNDERTELMKQYQKVATTNVDTVGLTEYPGALIINKRFSNIPPGAPIFMFNWAEDTIIRERVFVAADKQGDYELYPEQLPGKPGESGPIN, from the coding sequence ATGAAAACGCATCGACTGAATATGACCGCGAGCCTGCTGATCGGCATATCCGCCTTTGCCGTGCAGGCCTTCGCATCCGAGCCGACCGTGGTGCCGGAGCAGCCGCCCTTTCCGGCGCAGGGCAAGGTCACCTATGTGTCGCGCGACTCCATTCTCGAGTTCAAGGCGCTGCCCGAATACAGGGAGCCCGAATGGGTCACCGAGAAATTCGTCAAGGCCGGCAAGCTGCCGCCGGTGGCCGAGCGGCTTCCGACGGAACCGATGGTTTACAAGACCGGCAACATGCCCGACGGCATGGGCGTCTATGGCGACGTCATGCGCCACGTCATCGGCGGCCGGCCGGAAGGCTGGAATTACAGCGCAGGCCAGACTCAAGGGTGGGGCGGTATCGACATCGGCATGTTCGAGTGCCTGACGCGCACCGCGCCGCTCTTCCAGGTCGAGGCGGACGATATGGAGCCGCTGCCGAATCTCGCGAAAAGCTGGGATTGGTCGGAGGACGGACGCAAGCTGACCATGCATCTGATCGAAGGCGCGAAATGGTCGGACGGCGATCCCTTCGATGCCGATGACGTCATGTTCTACTGGGAGGACAATGTCCTCGACTCGAGCGTTTCACCCTTGAACGGGGCGACGCCCGAAACCTTCGGCGAGGGCACGACGCTCAAGAAGATCGACCAGTATACGGTCGAATGGTCCTTTAAGGAGGCCTTCCCGCGCCAGCATCTTTTCGCGATGGCCTACGGTACCTTCTGCCCCGGCCCGTCGCATATCCTCAAGACCAAGCATCCGAAATATGCCGGCACGACCTACAACGAATACAAGAACGGCTTCCCCGCCGAATATATGAACCTTCCGGTGATGGGTGCATGGGTGCCGGTCGCCTATCGTCCTGACGACATCATCGTGCTGCGCCGCAATCCCTATTACTGGAAGGTCGACGAGGCCGGCAATCAGCTCCCCTATCTGAACGAAGTCCATTACAAGCTGTCGACCTGGGCCGACCGCGACGTGCAGGCGATCGCGGGTTCGGGCGACATTTCGAACCTCGAACAGCCGGAAAACTTCGTGGAATCGCTGAAGCGCGCCGCCAATGAGAGCGCGCCGGCGCGGCTTGCCTTCGGTCCGCGCGTCATCGGCTATAACATGCACATGAACTTCTCCGGCAATGGCTGGGGAGACCCGGACGAACGCGCTAAGGCGGTGCGAGAGCTCAACCGCAACCTGGACTTCCGCAAGGCCGTCACCATGGCGGTCGACCGCAAGAAGCTTGGCGAAGCCCTGGTGAAGGGCCCCTTCACGGCGATCTATCCGGGCGGGCTTTCCTCCGGCACGAGCTTCTACGACCGGAACTCCACCATCTACTACCCCCACGATCTCGAAGGCGCCAAGGCGCTTCTCGAAAAGGTGGGGCTCAAGGACACGGACGGCAACGGCTTCGTCAATTTCCCGGCCGACAACCTTGGCGGCCGCGACGTCGAAATCGTTCTGCTCGTCAATTCCGACTACAGCACCGACCGTAATCTTGCCGAAGGGATGGTCGGGCAGATGGAGAAGCTCGGGCTCCGGGTCGTCCTCAATGCACTCGACGGCAAGCAGCGGGACGCCGCCAATTATGCCGGCCGCTTCGATTGGATGATTCATCGCAACACGGCCGAATTTGCTTCCGTGGTGCAGAACACGCCTCAGCTCGCCCCGACCGGCCCGCGCACGAGCTGGCATCACCGCGCTCCGGAAGGCGGCGAAGTCGATGTCATGCCCCACGAGCAGGAGCTCGTCGACATCGTCAACAAGTTCATCGCCAGCAACGACAATGACGAGCGAACCGAGCTGATGAAGCAATACCAGAAGGTAGCCACCACCAATGTCGATACCGTCGGCCTGACGGAGTATCCGGGCGCGCTGATCATCAACAAGCGCTTCTCGAACATTCCTCCGGGCGCGCCGATCTTCATGTTCAACTGGGCGGAAGACACGATCATCCGCGAACGGGTCTTCGTTGCCGCCGACAAGCAGGGCGACTACGAACTCTATCCCGAGCAGCTTCCCGGCAAGCCGGGCGAAAGCGGCCCGATCAACTGA